In one Bosea sp. RAC05 genomic region, the following are encoded:
- a CDS encoding transporter substrate-binding domain-containing protein, with product MTISRFACLLAACLGLGATAPASARSLDDILKAGELRVGVNPTLPPRALFNEKNEIDGFEPELAKAVADKLGVKLTLVQVGSPDRIPFVVADKVDIVMGAMSRTSERAKVIDFTAPIHSENYGIVTTDAKPFAKLADLNSENVTLIQVRGTTAIPFIQKNLPKAKLVLLDNYNDRDRALAQGRGDASFDGIDAVAYRLKIFPAIKWKVVATPEYGVTYSSFGVAKGNYGLRDWLNIALYELHTAGTVEAIWEKWFLKPMDTKVPVTPYF from the coding sequence ATGACGATCTCGCGCTTCGCCTGCCTGCTCGCCGCCTGCCTCGGACTGGGCGCGACCGCGCCGGCCTCGGCTCGCTCCCTCGACGACATCCTGAAGGCCGGCGAGCTGCGCGTCGGCGTCAACCCGACCCTGCCGCCGCGTGCCCTGTTCAACGAGAAGAACGAGATCGACGGCTTCGAGCCGGAGCTGGCGAAGGCGGTGGCCGACAAGCTCGGCGTGAAGCTGACCCTCGTGCAGGTCGGCTCGCCCGACCGCATTCCCTTCGTCGTGGCCGACAAGGTCGACATCGTGATGGGTGCGATGAGCCGCACCTCCGAGCGCGCCAAGGTGATCGACTTCACCGCGCCGATCCATTCGGAGAATTACGGCATCGTCACCACCGATGCGAAGCCCTTCGCGAAGCTCGCCGACCTCAACAGCGAGAACGTCACGCTGATCCAGGTGCGCGGCACGACCGCGATCCCCTTCATCCAGAAGAACCTGCCCAAGGCCAAGCTCGTCCTGCTCGACAACTACAACGACCGCGACCGGGCGCTGGCACAGGGGCGCGGTGACGCCTCCTTCGACGGGATCGACGCGGTGGCCTACCGGCTCAAGATCTTCCCGGCGATCAAGTGGAAGGTCGTGGCCACGCCGGAATACGGCGTCACCTATTCGAGCTTCGGCGTCGCCAAGGGCAACTACGGCTTGCGCGACTGGCTCAACATCGCGCTCTACGAGCTGCACACGGCCGGTACGGTCGAGGCGATCTGGGAGAAGTGGTTCCTCAAGCCGATGGACACGAAAGTGCCCGTCACGCCGTATTTCTGA